In a single window of the Streptomyces sp. HUAS ZL42 genome:
- a CDS encoding long-chain fatty acid--CoA ligase, with the protein MRNEGLGSWPARRARKTPHRTALIHGDTSVDYGTLYHRTTRLAHALRERGVRRGDRIAYLGPNHPSYLETLFAAGTLGAVFVPLNTRLAGPEIAYQLADSGAKALVYGPSHAGLVAGLPGHTDVRTYVEVGTEYEEALASASDEPIDTPVTPDDTCIIMYTSGTTGRPKGAMLTHGNLTWNAINVLVDTDLIADERALVSAPLFHTAGLNMLTLPVLLKGGTCVLVEAFDPSVTFDLIERHRITFMFGVPTMFEQVARHPRWKDADLSSLRILTCGGSPVSTPLIAAYQERGLTFLQGYGMTEASPGTLFLDAEHAVSKAGSAGVQHFFSDVRVVRPDMTPVDVGETGEVVVRGPHVMPGYWGLPEETAASFADGWFRSGDAARVDEDGYVHIVDRIKDMIISGGENIYPAEIEDLLLAHPDIVECAVIGVPDDKWGEVPRAVVVPREGASLDPDEVLASLAGRLAKYKIPKSVVLADELPRTASGKLLKARVRSRYGNNS; encoded by the coding sequence ATGCGCAACGAGGGACTGGGGTCGTGGCCCGCACGCCGGGCCCGCAAGACCCCCCACCGCACCGCCCTGATCCACGGCGACACGTCCGTCGACTACGGGACGCTGTACCACCGCACCACCCGTCTCGCCCACGCCCTGCGCGAGCGGGGCGTCCGGCGCGGCGACCGCATCGCCTACCTGGGCCCCAACCACCCCTCCTACCTGGAGACCCTGTTCGCGGCCGGCACGCTCGGCGCGGTCTTCGTCCCGCTCAACACCCGCCTCGCGGGCCCGGAGATCGCCTACCAGCTCGCCGACTCCGGCGCCAAGGCCCTCGTCTACGGCCCCTCGCACGCGGGTCTGGTCGCCGGACTGCCCGGCCACACCGACGTCCGTACGTACGTCGAGGTCGGCACCGAGTACGAGGAGGCACTGGCGTCGGCGTCCGACGAGCCGATCGACACACCGGTCACCCCCGACGACACCTGCATCATCATGTACACCTCGGGGACGACGGGCCGCCCCAAGGGCGCGATGCTCACGCACGGCAACCTGACCTGGAACGCGATCAACGTCCTGGTCGACACCGACCTGATCGCCGACGAACGCGCCCTGGTCTCGGCCCCGTTGTTCCACACGGCCGGCCTGAACATGCTGACGCTCCCGGTCCTGCTCAAGGGCGGCACCTGCGTCCTGGTCGAGGCGTTCGACCCCTCGGTCACCTTCGATCTGATCGAACGGCACCGCATCACCTTCATGTTCGGGGTGCCGACGATGTTCGAGCAGGTGGCCCGGCATCCGCGCTGGAAGGACGCCGACCTGTCCTCCCTGCGGATCCTGACCTGCGGCGGCTCCCCGGTCTCGACGCCGCTGATCGCCGCGTACCAGGAGCGCGGACTCACGTTCCTCCAGGGCTACGGCATGACGGAGGCGTCCCCCGGCACGCTGTTCCTGGACGCGGAACACGCGGTCAGCAAGGCGGGGTCGGCCGGAGTGCAGCACTTCTTCAGCGACGTACGGGTGGTCCGGCCGGACATGACCCCCGTCGACGTCGGCGAGACCGGCGAGGTCGTCGTCCGCGGACCGCACGTCATGCCCGGCTACTGGGGGTTGCCCGAGGAAACGGCCGCCTCCTTCGCCGACGGCTGGTTCCGCAGCGGGGACGCGGCCCGTGTCGACGAGGACGGCTACGTCCACATCGTCGACCGCATCAAGGACATGATCATCTCGGGTGGCGAGAACATCTACCCCGCCGAGATCGAGGACCTGCTCCTCGCCCACCCGGACATCGTCGAGTGCGCGGTCATCGGCGTGCCGGACGACAAGTGGGGTGAGGTGCCGCGCGCGGTCGTCGTGCCGCGCGAAGGGGCCTCGCTGGACCCCGACGAGGTGCTGGCCTCGCTGGCCGGCCGCCTCGCCAAGTACAAGATCCCGAAGTCGGTGGTCCTCGCGGACGAACTCCCGCGCACCGCCTCCGGAAAGCTCCTCAAGGCCCGGGTGCGCTCCCGGTACGGCAACAACTCCTAA
- a CDS encoding amidohydrolase family protein gives MDLNDLVAIDVHTHAEVSSKGHSSLDDDLHDASSAYFKVEGKRKPTLEETAAHYRERKMAAVIFTVDAESATGTAPVPNEEVAEAAAANPDVLIPFASIDPFRGKAGVRQARRLVEEYGVKGFKFHPSIQGFFPNDRSVAYDLYEVIEETGTIALFHTGQTGIGAGVPGGGGIRLKYSNPLHIDDVSADFPHLKIILAHPSFPWQDEALAVATHKPGVHIDLSGWSPKYFPPQLVQYANTLLKDKVLFGSDFPVLTPDRWLADFAKLPIKDEVRPKILKENAARLLGLTKP, from the coding sequence ATGGACCTGAACGACCTCGTCGCGATCGACGTCCACACCCACGCGGAGGTGTCCTCCAAGGGCCACTCCTCCCTGGACGACGACCTGCACGACGCCTCCTCCGCCTACTTCAAGGTCGAGGGCAAGCGCAAGCCGACCCTGGAGGAGACGGCCGCCCACTACCGCGAGCGGAAGATGGCCGCGGTGATCTTCACTGTGGACGCCGAGTCCGCGACCGGCACCGCGCCGGTCCCGAACGAGGAGGTCGCGGAGGCTGCGGCGGCCAACCCGGACGTCCTCATCCCCTTCGCCTCCATCGACCCCTTCCGCGGAAAGGCCGGGGTCAGGCAGGCCCGCCGCCTGGTCGAGGAGTACGGGGTGAAGGGCTTCAAGTTCCACCCCAGCATCCAGGGCTTCTTCCCCAACGACCGCTCGGTGGCGTACGACCTCTACGAGGTGATCGAGGAGACCGGCACGATCGCCCTGTTCCACACCGGGCAGACGGGGATCGGCGCGGGCGTACCCGGTGGCGGCGGTATCCGGCTGAAGTACAGCAACCCGCTGCACATCGACGACGTCTCCGCCGACTTCCCGCACCTGAAGATCATCCTGGCGCATCCGTCCTTCCCCTGGCAGGACGAGGCCCTCGCCGTCGCCACGCACAAGCCGGGCGTGCACATCGACCTGTCCGGCTGGTCGCCGAAGTACTTCCCGCCGCAGCTCGTGCAGTACGCCAACACGCTGCTGAAGGACAAGGTCCTCTTCGGCTCGGACTTCCCCGTCCTCACCCCGGACCGCTGGCTCGCCGACTTCGCGAAGCTGCCGATCAAGGACGAGGTCAGGCCGAAGATCCTCAAGGAGAACGCCGCCCGCCTGCTCGGGCTGACGAAGCCATAA
- a CDS encoding histidinol-phosphatase, with protein MTEQQLPVWADPSFPPAALDAQGVSRRQLLRRAGLFGAAFALGSAATPALAASQPGFGGDDPRLAYLVGDHHVHSVYSHDAKYTFSQQAQAAARYGLDWMVFNEHSNFGHAHHGAALEHQEILKARAENPRQLIFQGLEWYIPAAEHCTVFAAPGPHEVDLLTQFELAYDGKLLGYTDGSAGGTDTARNEAHAVKAIKWLAEQRRTGYVDDVLVLANHPLRLGIDSPHEMRNWRDAAPEIMIGMEGAPGAQGAAIPGWRGATSIRGEYENRPSAQSWAGYPADAYLTYGGFDWATATVGGLWDSMLAEGRLFSITTNSDNHRTVFDTWKNGDWPAGQNFDNTGRLPDPVDTDTPQPGSDFWPGEFSRTHVGVTGYGYRAVMAGLRAGRVWLDHGHLLDGLDVRLKRDCDAGRGVTLGGRLRVRKGEKITLYVTVTTASRANPHGILPQLAHMDVIRGAVRGPVADRDTWRAPDTKVVLSKDVSGRQGTYTLRIPLTAGDESFYVRLRGGDGNRNGTGYLGASIDPHGPIPHEPGNGDPWADTWFYSNPVFVDVMG; from the coding sequence ATGACCGAGCAGCAGCTGCCCGTCTGGGCCGACCCGTCCTTCCCGCCCGCCGCCCTCGACGCCCAGGGGGTGTCGAGACGCCAACTTCTCCGCCGCGCAGGTCTGTTCGGCGCCGCCTTCGCCCTCGGGTCGGCGGCCACACCGGCCCTCGCCGCCTCGCAGCCGGGCTTCGGCGGGGACGACCCGCGCCTCGCCTACCTCGTCGGCGACCACCACGTCCACTCCGTCTACAGCCACGACGCCAAGTACACGTTCTCCCAGCAGGCCCAGGCTGCCGCCCGGTACGGCCTGGACTGGATGGTCTTCAACGAGCACTCCAACTTCGGGCACGCCCACCACGGCGCCGCGCTCGAGCACCAGGAGATCCTCAAGGCCCGCGCCGAGAACCCGCGCCAGCTGATCTTCCAGGGCCTGGAGTGGTACATCCCGGCCGCCGAGCACTGCACGGTGTTCGCCGCACCCGGCCCCCACGAGGTCGACCTGCTCACGCAGTTCGAGCTCGCCTACGACGGCAAGCTGCTCGGCTACACCGACGGCTCCGCAGGCGGCACGGACACCGCCCGCAACGAGGCCCACGCCGTCAAGGCCATCAAGTGGCTGGCCGAGCAGCGCCGCACCGGTTACGTCGACGACGTCCTCGTCCTCGCCAACCACCCGCTGCGCCTCGGCATCGACTCCCCGCACGAGATGCGCAACTGGCGCGACGCGGCCCCCGAGATCATGATCGGCATGGAGGGCGCGCCCGGCGCCCAGGGCGCCGCCATCCCCGGCTGGCGCGGTGCGACGTCGATCCGCGGCGAGTACGAGAACAGGCCGTCGGCGCAGTCCTGGGCGGGCTACCCGGCGGACGCCTACCTGACCTACGGCGGCTTCGACTGGGCGACCGCGACCGTCGGCGGGCTGTGGGACTCGATGCTGGCCGAGGGCCGGCTGTTCTCGATCACCACCAACTCCGACAACCACCGCACCGTCTTCGACACCTGGAAGAACGGCGACTGGCCCGCCGGGCAGAACTTCGACAACACCGGCAGGCTGCCCGACCCGGTCGACACCGACACCCCGCAGCCGGGCAGCGACTTCTGGCCCGGCGAGTTCAGCCGCACCCACGTCGGCGTAACGGGCTACGGCTACCGCGCCGTGATGGCGGGCCTGCGCGCGGGCCGGGTCTGGCTCGATCACGGGCACCTGCTCGACGGGCTCGACGTGCGGCTGAAGCGGGACTGCGACGCGGGCCGGGGCGTCACGCTGGGCGGGCGGCTCCGCGTCCGCAAGGGCGAGAAGATCACGCTGTACGTGACGGTGACGACCGCCTCCCGGGCCAACCCGCACGGAATCCTGCCCCAGTTGGCGCACATGGACGTGATCCGGGGCGCGGTGCGCGGACCGGTGGCCGACCGGGACACCTGGCGGGCGCCCGACACGAAGGTCGTCCTGTCGAAGGACGTGTCGGGACGGCAGGGGACGTACACCCTGCGCATCCCGCTGACCGCCGGGGACGAGTCCTTCTACGTCCGGCTGCGCGGCGGCGACGGCAACAGGAACGGAACCGGTTACCTCGGCGCGTCGATCGACCCGCACGGACCGATCCCGCACGAGCCGGGCAATGGCGACCCGTGGGCGGACACCTGGTTCTACTCGAACCCCGTCTTCGTGGACGTCATGGGCTGA
- a CDS encoding SDR family NAD(P)-dependent oxidoreductase → MPSIDLSGKAAVVTGSGRGLGLAYAHALAAHGASVVVNDVDETVAEQAVKSITEAGGKAVAEVVPVGTSEAADRLVGRAVEEFGRLDVLVTNAGILRDKVLWKMTDDDFDAVIATHLKGTFTCARAAAVRMREQGEGGTLILVGSPAGQRGNFGQTNYAAAKAGIAAFARTWSMELGRANITVNAIVPVAATAMTETIPAFAPYVEAMKNGEPLPDFLRKGEGFGTPEDCAALIPFLASEAARGITGQAIGIGGDKVALWSHPQEIKAAYADGGWTPAGLADAWPTSVGAELQSVGIPAPKFPEA, encoded by the coding sequence GTGCCCAGCATCGATCTCTCCGGCAAGGCCGCCGTCGTCACCGGCAGCGGCAGGGGCCTCGGCCTCGCCTATGCGCACGCCCTGGCCGCCCACGGCGCGTCCGTGGTCGTCAACGACGTCGACGAGACCGTGGCCGAGCAGGCCGTGAAGTCCATCACCGAGGCGGGCGGCAAGGCCGTCGCGGAGGTCGTCCCGGTCGGCACGAGCGAGGCCGCGGATCGGCTGGTGGGCCGTGCGGTCGAGGAGTTCGGGCGGCTCGACGTCCTGGTCACCAACGCCGGCATCCTGCGCGACAAGGTCCTGTGGAAGATGACCGACGACGACTTCGACGCGGTGATCGCCACCCACCTCAAGGGCACCTTCACCTGCGCCCGCGCCGCCGCCGTCCGCATGCGCGAGCAGGGCGAGGGCGGCACCCTGATCCTGGTCGGCTCACCGGCCGGCCAGCGCGGCAACTTCGGGCAGACGAACTACGCCGCCGCCAAGGCCGGCATCGCCGCCTTCGCCCGTACGTGGTCGATGGAGCTGGGCCGCGCGAACATCACCGTCAACGCGATCGTGCCGGTCGCCGCGACCGCGATGACCGAGACCATCCCCGCCTTCGCCCCGTACGTCGAGGCCATGAAGAACGGCGAGCCCCTCCCGGACTTCCTCCGCAAGGGCGAGGGCTTCGGCACCCCCGAGGACTGCGCCGCCCTGATCCCGTTCCTCGCCTCCGAGGCCGCCCGCGGCATCACCGGCCAGGCCATCGGCATCGGCGGCGACAAGGTGGCACTCTGGTCCCATCCGCAGGAGATCAAGGCGGCGTACGCCGACGGCGGCTGGACCCCCGCCGGCCTGGCCGACGCCTGGCCCACCTCGGTCGGCGCGGAGCTGCAGTCGGTCGGCATTCCGGCGCCGAAGTTCCCGGAGGCGTGA
- a CDS encoding LamG-like jellyroll fold domain-containing protein, with protein MCTLHEHDQDEAAQAGAGRRSFLRATALLGTAAVAGVALPAVAEAAESLWRPDPDSRRFTLAVMPDTQYLFDGPSIDKAPVEASLRYLLEHGRDENIVFLSHLGDLTQNGAQAEVAAISEAFRLLDRRGVGYSVLAGNHDVRSSTDDQRGSTPYLEAFGPQRFKGSPTFGGASLDGYNTFHLFRAAGREWMVLALDWRLSAKGYAWAEQVMARHPKTPVILTTHELVVEDDALSAYGSQLWDRLIENHDQIFLTLNGHYWPAARATRKNMAGHDVHLHLTNYQNRYFGGAAMIRLYRFDLDRNVIDVETVSPWILGRAATGLNELERQEIELSGDGDRFSVEIDFADRFSGFAPVPDRPARPASQVVIPGTVAYWRFESPAAGTVRDLSGQGNDLSLVTVGGGKLGWSPDHHPEQPGHGSLEFQGYKSPLKGAYLRTVDGAPLNSATFPNGYTIEAFYRLPADWDPAHNSWSGLVGRTGTGGAAGKTADDPDEPLATLSLSNDREPQWAMRPLNQEGIATNWGQETPLETWWHLAVVNDGEHTTLYVEGCPVVRNPKAAAVGITSVGLAWLLGGYEYGGQLDQILYGRLGDVRIVERALPVTSFMNH; from the coding sequence ATGTGCACTTTGCATGAGCATGACCAGGACGAGGCCGCGCAGGCCGGAGCCGGACGACGCAGTTTCCTGCGGGCCACCGCACTGCTGGGCACCGCCGCCGTGGCGGGTGTCGCGCTGCCGGCCGTGGCCGAGGCAGCGGAGAGCCTCTGGCGACCCGACCCGGACAGCCGGCGCTTCACGCTCGCCGTGATGCCCGACACCCAGTACCTCTTCGACGGGCCGAGCATCGACAAGGCACCGGTCGAGGCGTCCCTGCGCTATCTGCTGGAACACGGCCGGGACGAGAACATCGTCTTCCTGTCCCACCTCGGCGACCTCACCCAGAACGGCGCCCAGGCCGAAGTCGCCGCGATCAGCGAGGCGTTCCGGCTGCTGGACCGGCGGGGAGTCGGCTACAGCGTCCTGGCCGGCAACCACGACGTGAGGTCGTCGACGGACGACCAGCGCGGCTCGACTCCGTATCTGGAGGCCTTCGGGCCGCAGCGGTTCAAGGGCAGCCCGACCTTCGGCGGCGCCTCCCTCGACGGCTACAACACCTTCCACCTGTTCAGGGCCGCAGGACGCGAGTGGATGGTCCTCGCCCTGGACTGGCGGCTGTCGGCGAAGGGATACGCCTGGGCCGAGCAGGTCATGGCCCGGCACCCGAAGACGCCCGTCATCCTCACCACACACGAACTGGTCGTCGAGGACGACGCCCTGTCGGCGTACGGGTCGCAGCTGTGGGACCGCCTGATCGAGAACCACGACCAGATCTTCCTCACCCTCAACGGGCACTACTGGCCCGCCGCCCGCGCCACCCGCAAGAACATGGCCGGACATGACGTCCACCTTCACCTGACGAACTACCAGAACCGCTACTTCGGCGGCGCGGCGATGATCCGCCTCTACCGATTCGACCTCGACCGGAACGTCATCGACGTCGAGACGGTCTCGCCGTGGATCCTGGGCCGGGCCGCGACGGGGCTCAACGAACTGGAGCGGCAGGAGATCGAGCTGAGCGGCGACGGTGACCGGTTCTCCGTCGAGATCGACTTCGCGGACCGCTTCTCCGGATTCGCCCCGGTGCCCGACCGTCCCGCCCGGCCCGCCTCGCAGGTCGTCATCCCCGGCACGGTGGCGTACTGGCGCTTCGAGTCGCCCGCCGCCGGCACCGTCCGCGACCTCTCCGGGCAGGGCAACGACCTCTCCCTGGTCACGGTGGGCGGCGGCAAGCTGGGCTGGTCGCCGGACCACCACCCCGAGCAGCCCGGCCACGGCAGCCTGGAGTTCCAGGGCTACAAGTCGCCGCTGAAGGGGGCGTACCTGCGCACGGTCGACGGCGCACCGCTCAACTCGGCCACCTTCCCGAACGGTTACACCATCGAGGCCTTCTACCGCCTCCCCGCCGACTGGGACCCCGCCCACAACTCCTGGTCGGGCCTGGTCGGCCGCACCGGCACGGGTGGCGCCGCCGGCAAGACCGCCGACGACCCCGACGAGCCGCTCGCCACGCTGTCCCTGTCGAACGACCGCGAGCCGCAGTGGGCGATGCGCCCGCTGAATCAGGAGGGCATCGCCACCAACTGGGGCCAGGAGACCCCGCTGGAGACCTGGTGGCACCTGGCGGTCGTCAACGACGGCGAGCACACCACGCTCTACGTCGAGGGCTGCCCCGTCGTGCGCAACCCGAAGGCGGCCGCCGTCGGCATCACCTCCGTCGGCCTTGCGTGGCTGCTCGGCGGCTACGAGTACGGCGGGCAGCTCGACCAGATCCTGTACGGCCGGCTCGGTGACGTCCGCATCGTCGAACGGGCGCTGCCCGTCACCTCCTTCATGAACCACTGA
- a CDS encoding glycoside hydrolase family 2 TIM barrel-domain containing protein produces MSGDPLIALRPWEAPEVTSWGRLPMNAVDRRGGAVRLDGDWRFQLLPAPDAPLADVWSSSYVPGVWTLQGTDDLPRYTNVRMPFAEFPPGSPAANPTGVYERDVDVPAGWAGRRIVLQVGAAESVLLVHVDGRPVGVSKDSHLAAEFDLTGVVRPGRRAVVRLTVVKWSDASHIEDQDQWWHGGITRSVLLYATDPLHLTDVTVRAGRSGDLRVDCRVRDAGGALPAGWFVSGELDGRLLTQDEEFDRANAEDARVSDFLGEARLGTTVPEVRTWTAETPELYGLTVRLHHSDGTVADTSYHRIGFRDVEIVGRDLLVNGERVFIRGVNRHDFHPLTGRTVSYDDMRADLVLLKRFGFNAVRTSHYPGDPALYDLADELGFYVVDEADIESHDHAHEIADDPRYLNAFVDRVSRMVLRDKNHPSVIIWSLGNESDYGANHDAAAGWVRRHDPTRPIQYEGAAKRDWADPELASDIACPMYAPIEDCVAHALSGRQTKPLIQCEYSHAMGNSNGTLADHWAAIEATPGLQGGFIWEFWDHGILQRVNDGRPVGRGGAGLYDNGVAAPGHRWAYGGDFGEAIHDGAFIADGVVFPDRTPKPVMYEHREIAAPVRIECYRHEGIVLGNHQHFRSLDWLAGEWELSLADGPTLTAPAELPALCPGETAAVPLPFEVPRDGGEAWLTLRVTTARDEPWAPRGTVVCLPQVRLRAPAVERPAPVKNRSLEVDGDGLLVHPLLTTAPTLSLWRAPTDNDELGGTALRWREWGLNALVRKVVSVRREGPRVTVLAEYAGTTGVVRHRQVLTPVEDGVLVEETAELPEVFDDVARIGSVFETVAGLDLLEWFGQGPWESYPDRSTGAPVGHHSVPVDELFTRYLRPQESGGRHGVRRFTLSAPDAAGLAVVLDEPRQVSVTRYRAEDLTAAAHHDELVPRPGCVVHIDAAHRGLGTASCGPDTSPSYLVAPGIHRWSWTLRVR; encoded by the coding sequence ATGAGCGGCGATCCGCTGATCGCCCTGCGCCCCTGGGAGGCGCCCGAGGTGACCTCCTGGGGTCGGCTGCCGATGAACGCGGTCGACCGGCGTGGCGGTGCCGTCCGTCTCGACGGCGACTGGCGCTTCCAGTTGCTGCCCGCGCCGGACGCCCCGCTCGCGGACGTCTGGTCCTCGTCGTACGTCCCCGGCGTCTGGACCCTCCAGGGCACGGACGACCTGCCGCGGTACACCAACGTCCGCATGCCGTTCGCCGAGTTCCCGCCCGGCTCGCCCGCGGCCAACCCGACGGGCGTGTACGAGCGTGACGTGGACGTTCCCGCCGGGTGGGCCGGGCGCCGGATCGTGCTCCAGGTCGGGGCCGCCGAGAGCGTGCTCCTCGTGCACGTGGACGGGCGGCCCGTCGGCGTCTCCAAGGACTCCCATCTGGCCGCCGAGTTCGACCTGACGGGGGTCGTGCGCCCCGGCCGGCGGGCCGTCGTACGACTGACTGTGGTCAAGTGGTCGGACGCCTCGCACATCGAGGACCAGGACCAGTGGTGGCACGGCGGGATCACCCGCTCGGTGCTGCTGTACGCGACGGACCCGCTGCATCTCACCGACGTGACCGTGCGGGCGGGGCGGTCCGGTGATCTGCGGGTCGACTGCCGGGTGCGGGACGCGGGCGGCGCGCTGCCCGCCGGGTGGTTCGTCAGCGGGGAGCTGGACGGTCGACTGCTCACGCAGGACGAGGAGTTCGACCGTGCGAACGCCGAGGACGCGCGGGTGTCCGACTTCCTCGGCGAGGCGCGGCTGGGCACCACCGTCCCGGAGGTGCGCACCTGGACAGCCGAGACGCCCGAGCTGTACGGCCTGACCGTCCGGCTGCACCACTCCGACGGCACGGTCGCCGACACGTCGTATCACCGCATCGGGTTCCGGGACGTGGAGATCGTCGGCCGGGATTTGCTGGTCAACGGTGAGCGGGTGTTCATCCGGGGCGTGAACCGGCACGACTTCCATCCGCTGACGGGCCGGACGGTGTCGTACGACGACATGCGCGCGGACCTGGTGCTGCTCAAGCGCTTCGGCTTCAACGCGGTCCGCACCTCCCACTATCCGGGCGACCCGGCCCTGTACGACCTCGCCGACGAACTCGGCTTCTACGTCGTCGACGAGGCCGACATCGAGTCGCACGACCACGCGCACGAGATCGCCGACGACCCGCGCTATCTGAACGCGTTCGTGGACCGGGTGTCGCGGATGGTGCTGCGGGACAAGAACCACCCGTCGGTCATCATCTGGTCGCTGGGCAACGAGTCCGACTACGGGGCGAACCACGACGCGGCGGCCGGCTGGGTGCGCCGGCACGATCCGACGCGGCCGATCCAGTACGAGGGCGCCGCCAAGCGCGACTGGGCGGACCCGGAGCTCGCCTCCGACATCGCCTGCCCGATGTACGCACCGATCGAGGACTGCGTCGCGCACGCGCTGTCCGGGAGACAGACCAAGCCGCTCATCCAGTGCGAGTACTCGCACGCCATGGGCAACAGCAACGGCACCCTCGCGGACCACTGGGCGGCCATCGAGGCAACCCCGGGTCTTCAGGGCGGCTTCATCTGGGAGTTCTGGGACCACGGCATCCTCCAGCGTGTGAACGACGGAAGACCGGTCGGGCGTGGGGGCGCCGGGCTCTACGACAACGGTGTCGCCGCGCCGGGCCATCGCTGGGCGTACGGCGGCGACTTCGGCGAGGCGATCCACGACGGCGCGTTCATCGCGGACGGGGTGGTCTTCCCCGACCGCACGCCCAAGCCCGTGATGTACGAGCACCGGGAGATCGCGGCGCCCGTGCGGATCGAGTGCTACCGGCACGAGGGCATCGTGCTCGGCAACCACCAGCACTTCCGGAGCCTTGACTGGCTGGCGGGCGAGTGGGAGCTGTCCCTCGCGGACGGCCCTACCCTCACGGCGCCGGCCGAACTGCCCGCGCTGTGCCCCGGGGAGACTGCGGCGGTGCCGCTGCCGTTCGAGGTGCCGCGGGACGGGGGCGAGGCCTGGCTGACGCTGCGGGTGACGACGGCGCGGGACGAGCCCTGGGCGCCGCGCGGCACTGTGGTGTGTCTGCCGCAGGTGCGCCTGCGGGCGCCCGCCGTGGAGCGGCCCGCCCCGGTGAAGAACCGTTCCCTCGAGGTCGACGGGGACGGCCTCCTCGTCCATCCGCTGCTGACCACCGCGCCCACGCTCTCCCTGTGGCGGGCGCCCACCGACAACGACGAGCTCGGCGGGACGGCGTTGCGCTGGCGGGAATGGGGGCTCAACGCCCTCGTCCGCAAGGTCGTGTCCGTACGGCGGGAGGGCCCTCGCGTGACGGTGCTCGCCGAGTACGCGGGAACGACCGGCGTCGTTCGGCACCGGCAGGTGCTCACGCCGGTCGAGGACGGGGTCCTGGTCGAGGAGACCGCGGAACTGCCGGAGGTGTTCGACGACGTGGCGCGGATCGGCTCGGTCTTCGAGACGGTGGCCGGCCTCGATCTGCTGGAGTGGTTCGGGCAGGGGCCCTGGGAGTCGTATCCCGACCGGAGCACGGGCGCACCCGTCGGCCACCACTCCGTCCCCGTGGACGAGTTGTTCACCCGCTATCTGCGCCCGCAGGAGAGCGGAGGCCGCCACGGCGTACGGCGCTTCACACTGTCCGCGCCGGACGCCGCCGGCCTCGCGGTCGTCCTGGACGAGCCGCGTCAGGTCTCCGTCACCCGCTACCGCGCCGAGGACCTGACGGCCGCCGCGCACCACGACGAACTGGTGCCGCGCCCCGGCTGTGTGGTGCACATCGACGCGGCGCACCGGGGCCTGGGCACGGCCTCGTGCGGTCCCGACACCTCCCCTTCGTATCTCGTCGCACCGGGCATCCACCGCTGGAGCTGGACGCTGCGCGTCCGCTGA
- a CDS encoding MaoC family dehydratase, which translates to MSITVNGLDELKKLAGSDLGTSEWIEITQERINTFADATGDHQWIHVDPEKAAEGPFGAPIAHGYLTLSLFIPLFTELLDVQGVTTKVNYGLNKVRFPSPVKVGSRIRLVGKLAEVEEVPGGVQITVDGTIEIEGGAKPAAVLQSLSRFYA; encoded by the coding sequence ATGAGCATCACCGTCAACGGTCTCGACGAACTGAAGAAGCTCGCCGGCAGCGACCTGGGCACCAGTGAGTGGATCGAGATCACCCAGGAGCGCATCAACACCTTCGCCGATGCCACGGGCGACCACCAGTGGATCCACGTGGACCCGGAGAAGGCCGCCGAGGGCCCCTTCGGCGCCCCGATCGCCCACGGCTACCTCACCCTCTCCCTCTTCATCCCCCTCTTCACCGAACTGCTGGACGTCCAGGGCGTCACGACCAAGGTCAACTACGGCCTGAACAAGGTGCGTTTCCCCTCCCCGGTGAAGGTCGGCTCCCGCATCCGGCTGGTCGGAAAGCTCGCCGAGGTCGAGGAGGTGCCGGGCGGCGTGCAGATCACCGTGGACGGCACCATCGAGATCGAGGGCGGTGCCAAGCCGGCGGCGGTTCTGCAGAGCCTGTCGCGGTTCTACGCCTAG
- a CDS encoding MarR family winged helix-turn-helix transcriptional regulator gives MRGLHADTGYLLYRLGLRSGQLFNTFLHESGLRLRHYAVLRFLATSEGTLQRELSARLGYDPSAIVGLVDDLEKLGFAERRPSPDDRRSRIVVLTEEGRAFLRDTDEAGLRVTNDLLGPLDADERQTLHTLLLRIAEDGLS, from the coding sequence ATGCGCGGGCTGCACGCCGACACGGGCTATCTGCTGTACCGCCTGGGCCTGCGCTCGGGGCAGTTGTTCAACACCTTCCTCCACGAGTCGGGACTGCGCCTGCGCCACTACGCGGTGCTGCGCTTCCTGGCCACCTCCGAGGGCACACTGCAGCGCGAACTCAGCGCCCGCCTCGGCTACGACCCGAGCGCGATCGTCGGCCTGGTCGACGACCTGGAGAAACTGGGCTTCGCCGAGCGCCGCCCCTCCCCCGACGACCGGCGCAGCAGGATCGTCGTCCTCACCGAGGAGGGCCGCGCCTTCCTCCGGGACACCGACGAGGCAGGCCTGCGGGTGACGAACGACCTGCTGGGCCCGCTCGACGCGGACGAGCGGCAGACCCTGCACACGCTGCTGCTGCGGATCGCGGAAGACGGACTGAGCTGA